One Roseimaritima multifibrata DNA window includes the following coding sequences:
- a CDS encoding RNA polymerase sigma factor: protein MDDESSFDLIDDPTVLAGAVGDRRALREIYEATSDRVFGLMVRMVGIQDAEDLTQHVFVHAFSKLHQFSGEAKFETWLYRLATNEALQYLRREKRRRTSELVVEPTTQQPDLVVQEERASQVHQALAALDPELRAIFILKEENQLSYQEIAATLKIPEGTVGSRLNRARRELKRLLGDAETGRQGDRETGRQGDRETGRQGDRETGRQGVKGVKE, encoded by the coding sequence ATGGATGATGAGTCTTCTTTTGATTTAATTGACGACCCGACGGTACTAGCTGGTGCGGTTGGCGATCGCCGTGCGCTCCGTGAGATCTATGAAGCGACTTCGGATCGAGTCTTTGGCTTGATGGTCCGCATGGTCGGCATTCAAGATGCAGAAGACCTGACACAGCATGTCTTCGTGCATGCGTTTTCTAAACTCCATCAATTCAGCGGTGAGGCAAAGTTCGAGACTTGGCTGTACCGATTGGCGACCAACGAGGCCCTGCAGTATCTGCGCCGTGAGAAGCGTCGGCGAACGAGTGAGTTGGTCGTCGAGCCAACAACCCAGCAACCGGATCTTGTCGTGCAAGAGGAACGAGCCAGCCAAGTTCACCAAGCACTAGCCGCCCTCGATCCCGAACTCCGTGCCATCTTCATACTCAAGGAGGAGAACCAACTCTCCTACCAAGAAATCGCAGCAACCCTCAAAATCCCCGAAGGAACCGTAGGGTCAAGATTGAATCGAGCAAGAAGGGAGTTGAAGCGGTTGTTGGGAGACGCGGAGACAGGGAGACAGGGAGACAGGGAGACAGGGAGACAGGGAGACAGGGAGACAGGGAGACAGGGAGACAGGGAGACAGGGAGACAGGGAGTGAAGGGAGTGAAGGAGTGA